CCTAATGGCAAATTCCACTGTGACACGGCGTAGGCTTCCGGATTGGCATTGTTCAATCCACGAATCTGTGGCGAATTGGATTTCAATCTTGTATCAGATCAGATTTCCGATTAGGCATTGGATGAATTTAAAGCAATAAAAAACAAGGTAAATAACACAAATTTTGCAAACGAAGAGTCTATACTTCATTTCTCAAACACCATTTTTTTTCTCAGGACTGAGTACATGAAAGTAACATAGAGTGACCATTTTCATAGATCAAAATTAGAGAACCGAACCAAGAGCACACAAACCATAACCACCATAACCAAAGAGAACCAGACCCACTAACCCTAAACATAACGCATAACAACTAAACCAGTCCCTGAGCACCTATCCATCTAACTCCTCCAGCTGCCACCGTCAGAACCACGGTCACGGCCACCACCTCCATATCCACCACCACCACCACTTCCATAGCTACCACCTCCCCGGCTGTAGCCCCCACCACCACCTTCACGGCGGCCACCACCGCCATATCCTCCTCCGCCACTTCCGTAGCCTCCACCTCCACCCTCACGACGGGCACCACCGCCATATCCTCCTCCGCCTCCATAGCCACCGCCTCCCCGGCTTCCACCATAACCGCCACCGCCGCCGCCTCCACCGCTTCCGCGAGACTGAGCCTCATTGACGGTGATGTTACGGCCGTCTAGATCCTGGCCGTTCATGCCCTCAATCGCATCCCTCATGGCCTTCTCGTTGCTGAAGGTGACGAATCCAAAACCCCTGGACCTTCCGGTCTCACGGTCGTTGATGATCTGAATACAAACAAGCCAAAATCGAATCAGATCTGAGCATAAACACAAATCACGGAAATCAAAACAACAAATAATAAATCGAAAAGAAAAGGAACCGATCGATCTTCAATCTAGAAAGATGAAGATGAACGTACCCGATTTTGAGAGATAGCAAAAACACAAGAATCATAGTGACATATAGTAACAGAGAGTAGTATCATAGATCAAGTAACATAGAAACACAGATCACAGAGAGAAACACAGATCCGATCCATCCGATCTCTGCGACTAACGGACCTTCGATTCGATGATCTCGCCAAAGGGAGCGAAGGCCCTTTCGAGCGCATCGTTGTCGGTGGCCCAGGCGAGCCCTCCGACGAAGCAACGGAACTCGATCTCGGCAGAGGCCATTGCGGAATGAAACGAAAAGCTAGAGAACAGATAAGAGACTTTGAGAGGAGGAGAGTAAGAAACTGAGAGAGCACGAAGGACTGGGATCCCCGGACCCTGTTTATATAGGGGACTCAGCCTCTCAACTAGGGTTAGTTTTGGGTTTAAAATATCAAGGCTCATTGGGCCTCTTTGGTTTGGGTTGCGTTGACACGTCAGCTTGTGTTGGCTTTCGGTGCGGCGCGGGGTTAAACTCTGGTTAAGTTTTGGGGGAGGAGAGAGAGAAAAAGGAAAATGAGTGGGGATGGGTTTTTAGGTGGGGTCCGCCGATCACGTGATGGGTGCTAGGATATTTACGACCTCGAAAATATCTAAGGTGGAGTGACGGTTTTGCCCTGAGGGGGTTGTTGCCGTATCTCTCACGGGCGTCGCCGAGTTGTTGTAGAGGATAATACCGAAGGATATTTTAAAAGATGGTGACGCGATTGTACGACTGGTTAGGTTAAAGATATTCATTCGGTGATGCGTTCAAACCCATGAGCGGGCGCCACGTGGCATAGTGAAGGAGTAGTGGTGGGAATGGCAGGCGCCCTGATACCGGATCTTCATGAAATTTCTTTTCTTTTTCCTTTTTCTTTTTCTTTTTAGTAATAACAAAAATCTTTCATTCCTAGGTCAAATTATAATGCTCATGGTCGAATTCGAGCATATAAAAGAGACTAGAGCTCACGTTAAAAAAATGATAAATCAAATATAACATAGAAGTGGATGGATTATATATAATTATATATCAAGATCTTTTTGTGATTACAATCCAACACATTTCAGGTAGATAAGCTGAACGATATTAGTATAATGATAGACACAAACATAGCTATTCCCTGCTCGTCCATCTTTAATTGTGTATCCAATCGTGATGGGCCCAAATTTGGGTTCCTCGAATGGTTTCGAATGGTTTCTTACAAAATGTTTGTAGTGGTTCCTGGATCCTATGTATCGATTTCTAAAATAAAGTGGACTGATTAATGTATCAATTTCTTATGTCAGAATGAGATTGAGAGAATTTCACTTGCAAACATAAAAAATTAGTTAGGTTACACGTGAGGAGACATGTTAGAGAGAAAAGATCCCACATATGCAAGTAACAAATAAAATAAACAAAATATCACTTATAAGTATATGGATCGTACTCAACTGACCGAGATATTTTTGTGATTAAAACTCAACACCTTATTGATTGTTAAGTTGAGACTATCGGTGCAATGGTGAATCACGTGTCACGCATGTCCTCGTTAGAGATTGTGAATATATGATAGATGAGTTTCCAACTTAGTATGGCTGTATTGTGATTTAAACCTATACTAGCTGTAACATCCTGGAATTTCGGTTTTCTATTTTTAAAAGAAAAATTATTTTTCGAGTTATTTTTATTTTGATTTCTATTATTCTTCAAATTCTTTGTGGCTTTTGAAAAATTATTCAAATTTTTGGTTTGTTAAATTTTGTTTTTCGAGCTTATAGGATTAACCTAGACGTCGTTACGAGTTTGTAGGATTTTTCGGAGCATCGTTTGGACATCGGATCTATTTTTAATAATTTTTGAAAATTTAGTATTATCCGAAAATTTAATTAAAAATACAAAACCAAAGTCGGTGAGAGCTGGACCGTCCATTTGAGATCATATATTGATGCGGATCAACTTGGACTTCATTTGATCGAGCCCACTGACTTCGTCTCCACTCTCCAGTTTCTCTACATCGACGGAGCGTCGATCGTTCTCCGACGTCCGGCCGTCTCCCTGCGCAAGGCTGGTGTCCACGCCTTCGTCTCGCCGTCCCCGACCTCAAGATGCCCTTCGTTATCGATGAGGAGGTCCACTGACAGAGAATCGATGGAGAGAAACTTTTCTGGGTTCGCCGGCGAGTTCTTGATTCCGGCCACGGCGGTGAGCAAGACTGATGCTGGTAACTTGGACTTGGTCTCGTCGACGTCCCTGTGCCTTCAGCTTGCAGAGATGAGGTCCGGTGAGAGAGAATCAAAGGGAGGAAGATTTCTGAGTTTCCCGACGTTGTTCTTGGTTTTCCGGCGAGCTTCGAATTCGGTTCAGGTATCAAAGCTGGTCCATTCTTCAAGCTCTACGTGTTTATATAATTGAAATTGAGTTTTTTTGAGTTTGGAGGAAGTTGGATTTTTGGCAGTGGGTGACTGCCGTACGTGCCGCCATGCACGGCGGTGGTGGAGGTGTTTGATTCATTTCTGGTTTCGGATTTCATGTTCTCTGTATATCTGATATTCAGTTTTGATTAAGAATCGAAGGTTAGGGATTTTGGGAATTTTGAAGGTTACTGTGTTTGGTGGTTGGTGTTAGCAGTGGTGATAGCTGATGGTTGACGATTCTGGGTTTAGTTTCTATGTTTTGGATGGATTTTAACTACTGAATTGTTGTTGAAGAAAGATGTTGGATGATTGAATTATGTTGCTGGGAATTAAGGACAGTAGTGTTAGAATCATTTTGGTGTTTATACTTGTAGTTGGTTTGATAAATGGAACTAGGTACCTTGCAGTACTGTCAAAATGGAGTGGTCAATTTGATGGAAACTCCGAACTGATGGTGATGTATTGGTATTGGCAGACAAAGTGAATTGTGAAGTGCAGGAGGTTTAGTATGTTAGTTTCTTAAGTAAAAAGAAATTAATGTATTGGACTTGAAGAAGAATGTGTGCGCATGACATTTGAGAGGAAACGCAGATTAAGGCTTTGGGTGTCTATAGCAATTTGAAGGATGGAATGGAAGAATTGGACACTTGTTTTTGGGTGTCCATAATTTCAGAATTTGACTACGAAGGTCAATGGAATCGGAGGATGGTGATTTGGGTGTTCAGAGTAAATCCAGAGTTTATATTGGTGCATATATAGTTGGGATACAACTTAATGCAGTGGCATGTGATTTGGTAATTGCCAGAAAAAGTGAGCGGAATTGGAAATAAGGCAATATGGGTGTCCTTAACAATTTCGGCATAAATGTTGGCTACTTCAAAGTAAGGGTGTACGAGGATGGAATGAGAGACACGAGCTTGCAGAAGTAGAAGGATAAGGATTCCAGAAACAAGTCGCCGAGTTACTAATTTCGTTTAGCGTCAAGAACTAGCGCTCGGATTTCAGGTAGGGTCTTTCTCGGGGAACCTTTCTTTAATTTGATAATTAGAGTAAAAAATGAAATGTGTGTTTTGTGTGCCATTGAGTGATTAACTCTTGGATGTTATTGTTTTTGTTAAACGCATGTGATATCGTTGAAATATATGATCGATGTTTTCGCTTATCAGAAAAGCATGTATTGTTGATTGCATACATAATGCATTGTGAGAAATTGTTAGAAGTGAGATTGGTGATTCTGGAGATGAGAAAGAGATTGATAGAATAGATACATTTTGTGTAGTTGAGTTTCCTTATGGGGACTTCCAGTAGTTATGATCAGCCCACATGCGTAAATGAGTAGGGAATCTATGCCTTTTCGACGTATGAGTCGATAAAATGATATTATCGGGTTTCGGGACTAGGGACCATGAGGTTAACAAAAGACTAACAAAAGAGATACTGAAGTTTATATGTTACTGATTTGTTAGGTCGTATATTCGAGACATCTACACGGTATGAGACGTGTATGGACTAATTAGCCAGTAATAGAGTGGAGAGAGTGCATTAGCATTTATGCATCGATTTGATGTTATATATGGCATTAGTTGATAATTTGATTGTGCGACGTAGTTAAGTATAACCTAAGAAGGTTTAGCCCTACTGAGCGTAAGCTCACCCTTATAGATTCTTGTTTAGGTTCGTACGAGAACAAGTGTTTCTAGAAGACTAACGGTGATGTTAGTTGACGTGTACGAGAGTAAAAAAGAGTTACGGAATATTAGAAGTCAGATAGATCGTAAGGGCTCATCATTTTTATCTTTGTAATTGATTTTTGTTATTATAAATGTTTTATTTTCAATATTTTGAGAAAAGTATTTGAAATTGTTTTAGTTTCTTTTACTTTTCCCGCTCAAGCTTCGAGTTCGGCGTCAGGTGCTTAGAAACCACCAACATCAGGTCCGGGGTGTGACACTAGCCAATCTGAGGACTACTACAAACGTATGTATCCATGTCTTATTGCGATTGGACTATTGAACAGATTGGATTGGAAAAAATCACAATCTTATCCAGTGTTTGGAACAACGGCATACAAGTTGGATTAGAAATTGGATCAGTTAAAGATTTTTAGAAAAACCAGAAGCTCAACACTGTCATATATGAAAACATAAAATTATTGTTCCATATTGAATCCACCATTGACGAATAGGCCCTTCAGCAAATTCTTGAAGAACCTAGGGGTGACAACACAACCATTAAATCTGGCGACCGAATTACAATGCGATGCAATGACAATTCAAGATTTAATTTTTCATATCATTCCAACAAGATTTGTTATCTTTGTATGTAGAAGATAAAATTCCAAGGAAAACATGTCTAGCCCAAAACATAACGAGTAGTCAAATTTTATCTTCTTTTTTTGTCCACAAACTCGCTCTCTAATTTGATACTTCTAATGCAATTAACTAGCAATAATAGCACGGTCATCAAAGAACAACAAGATTTGTTATCTTTGTATGATAAGACATAAAATTCCAAGCAAAACATGTCTAGCCCAAAACATGACGAGTAGTCAGATTTTATCTTCTTCTTTTTTGTCCACAAACTCGCCCCCTGATTTGATGTTTTTAATGCAACTAACGAGCAATAATAGCATGGTCATCAAAGAAGACCACGTGGATTATTTAGACCTAAAGTATCGTACCACGTGGATTAGTGGATAACCACAATCCTTGGGTAATCAGCAATAAGTCATTAATGCAAACAAAGAAAAAGAAAAATAAAATTAAGGGAAATGCTACTCTAAGGCACCAAGCCTTAACAATGCTCTGTCTCAGTTTGCACCAAAACATAATCAATACTACATGTTTAGTAATGACTGTTTACAATGAGTAGAATTTGTCATCGAGATTAGTATTTGATACCTAATTAACTGAAATAAAAATGCAACAACTAATTATAAATAAAATATAGGAAATGAAAACAACTAAATGGGAATTTCGGGAGCAAAGGTGGTTCCTTCACCCGAATCTTATGTGCTGGAAGCTATCTAATGTATATGCTAATTTCGTATTTTGGTGGCCGGTAGTCGTATCCAAGGCAGTTCAAGGCTCAAGAACCATATATTTATGTGCCGGTTCAAGGGTCACACTAACTCAATTAGAGAGAGAGAGAGAGAGAGAGAGAGAGAGAGAGAGAGAGAGAGCACGTAAGAAGAACCCCTTTTAACTCTTCGGATAAATCTTTTCTAGCCAAAAATAAGTTCTGAACCCTCCCACTCTTCTTTCAAGCCACGAATCTCGCTAACTTCTAATTTGATAATTTTCAAAATAAAATTTGAAATTAGTAACAAATACTCGGGCTATTACACTAGGTCCCAAACACAATCAGTCTAAGTCAAGGACATAAGGGAAAGTGACATGGACCAAAAAGCCCTAAGGCCTAATCCATCCTCACAATCTTGTTCCATGAACCTAGTCTAATTCTTACTGGAACCCTAATGAAGCCGCTGGAGTCAGTACCTCACCAACCTTAGTTTGGTGGCCTTCCCGGGTGTGACCTTTCACTGATCAAATCGAGGACCAAGTCCACCTTTCGCCGCAAAATGACCTGCATCGACAAAGTACCACCTTCACAGCGGCTAGGCCGGTGTCGTGCCTCCGAAAGCTGCTGTCTCCTCAACTAACACCACCTGGAATCCTAACCACAACTCTGATCACAGGCTATCCAAGGACAGAACACCACTCGAATTTGACAAACC
The window above is part of the Fragaria vesca subsp. vesca linkage group LG2, FraVesHawaii_1.0, whole genome shotgun sequence genome. Proteins encoded here:
- the LOC101299909 gene encoding uncharacterized protein LOC101299909 isoform 1; this translates as MASAEIEFRCFVGGLAWATDNDALERAFAPFGEIIESKIINDRETGRSRGFGFVTFSNEKAMRDAIEGMNGQDLDGRNITVNEAQSRGSGGGGGGGGYGGSRGGGGYGGGGGYGGGARREGGGGGYGSGGGGYGGGGRREGGGGGYSRGGGSYGSGGGGGYGGGGRDRGSDGGSWRS
- the LOC101299909 gene encoding uncharacterized protein LOC101299909 isoform 2, whose amino-acid sequence is MILLSVTICHYDSCVFAISQNRIINDRETGRSRGFGFVTFSNEKAMRDAIEGMNGQDLDGRNITVNEAQSRGSGGGGGGGGYGGSRGGGGYGGGGGYGGGARREGGGGGYGSGGGGYGGGGRREGGGGGYSRGGGSYGSGGGGGYGGGGRDRGSDGGSWRS
- the LOC101301751 gene encoding uncharacterized protein LOC101301751, whose translation is MRRSTDRESMERNFSGFAGEFLIPATAVSKTDAGNLDLVSSTSLCLQLAEMRSGERESKGGRFLSFPTLFLVFRRASNSVQLRVRRQVLRNHQHQVRGVTLANLRTTTNIRSQMRPTTTAVVHRHKFQIYSRRLRRVWDVQWTRFGPSICVGGYTRKIGRKYPRDVEVMSLKQSNLGHHESDVVQRSSEMC